A portion of the Bacteroides faecium genome contains these proteins:
- a CDS encoding aldose epimerase family protein, with the protein MKKHFLLAGIAALMLSACNNKSASELTLSGLDPVNFQTEVNNAQTNLYTLKNKAGMEVCITNFGGRIVSIMVPDKNGKMQDVVLGFDSIADYINVPSDFGASIGRYANRINQGRFVLDGDTIQLPQNNFGHCLHGGPKGWQYQVYEANLIDPMTLELTRISPDGDENFPGNVTAKVTYQLTEDNAIDIKYNATTDKKTIINMTNHSYFNLAGNPSKASTDNIMYVNADYYTPVDSTFMTTGEIAPVKDTPMDFTTPKAVGQEINNYDFVQLKNGNGYDHNWVLNTKGDISLVAAKLTSPESGITLEVYTNEPGIQVYTGNFLDGTVTGKKGIVYNQRASVCLETQHYPDSPNKADWPSVVLEPGQTYNSECIFKFSVEK; encoded by the coding sequence ATGAAAAAACATTTTCTACTTGCAGGAATTGCAGCGCTGATGCTGTCAGCATGCAATAACAAGTCGGCTTCCGAGCTGACTTTATCCGGTCTTGACCCGGTAAATTTTCAAACAGAAGTGAACAATGCCCAAACGAATCTTTATACATTAAAGAATAAGGCAGGCATGGAAGTATGCATCACTAACTTCGGGGGACGCATCGTGTCTATCATGGTGCCGGACAAAAACGGAAAGATGCAGGATGTAGTTTTAGGTTTTGACAGCATTGCTGATTATATTAATGTACCGAGCGACTTTGGCGCTTCTATCGGACGTTATGCCAACCGTATCAACCAGGGACGTTTTGTCTTAGACGGTGACACTATCCAGTTGCCGCAAAATAACTTCGGTCACTGTCTGCACGGCGGTCCGAAAGGCTGGCAATATCAGGTTTACGAAGCCAACCTTATTGACCCGATGACATTGGAACTGACCCGTATTTCACCCGATGGCGATGAAAACTTCCCGGGCAATGTGACTGCTAAAGTGACTTACCAACTGACCGAAGACAACGCTATCGACATCAAATATAACGCCACTACTGATAAAAAGACGATTATCAACATGACCAACCACTCTTACTTCAACCTGGCAGGTAATCCGTCGAAAGCTTCAACTGATAATATCATGTATGTAAACGCAGACTACTATACCCCAGTAGACAGCACCTTTATGACAACAGGCGAGATAGCCCCGGTAAAAGACACTCCGATGGACTTCACTACTCCGAAAGCTGTAGGACAGGAAATCAATAACTACGATTTCGTCCAGTTGAAGAACGGAAACGGATATGACCATAACTGGGTACTGAACACGAAAGGCGACATTTCCCTGGTAGCAGCCAAACTGACTTCTCCTGAAAGCGGCATTACCCTGGAAGTCTATACCAACGAGCCGGGTATCCAGGTTTACACAGGCAACTTCCTCGATGGAACCGTAACCGGAAAGAAAGGTATCGTCTACAACCAACGTGCTTCCGTATGTCTGGAAACACAGCATTATCCTGACAGTCCCAACAAGGCAGACTGGCCTTCAGTAGTTCTGGAACCGGGACAAACATACAACAGCGAATGTATTTTCAAATTCTCAGTAGAGAAATAA
- a CDS encoding arabinan endo-1,5-alpha-L-arabinosidase → MKKLTFFLISLLAVFAFAACSDGLDNIEYNRNSDIAIATPEVTATTGTSLAVTSLVTGNLNNVVKKGFCYSVNAQNPTIKDNIVDADENFSATISGLTGNTSYYIRAYVYGNSRYTYSDVLTATTESQSLDEQLKNYVAPTYEDNYVDIAAWNQRSKWNLANVHDPTVMKADDGYYYMYQTDASYGNAHSGNGHFHARRSKDLVNWEYLGATMSETPPAWIKEKLNAYRQEMGLDPIDNPSYGYWAPVARKVSAGKYRMYYSIVITNYIKTGKPEIENNGNFDGSWTERAFIGLMETSDPASNIWEDKGYVVCSASDKGMTDYGRSSTGDWNAYFKINAIDPAYIITTNNEHWLIYGSWHSGIAALQLNPEDGKPLNALGKPWNITGDDNSGYGKIIAIRGNSRWQASEGPEVIYRDGYYYLFLAYGQLDVEYNTRVCRSANIYGPYVDINESSAMGSSELYPILTAPYKFNNSYGWVGISHCGIFDDGKGNWFYTSQGRFPKNVGGNEYSNAIMMGHVRSIRWDANGWPLVMPERYGAVPQVPITEAEIAGDWEHLALTTNTGNQRTSETMTYDLSTHKITSSSWNNVTWTFNEEAQTITTSSGVVLYLQREVDWEATPRTHTIVYAAQGNKKTYWGKKIQ, encoded by the coding sequence ATGAAAAAACTAACATTTTTCTTAATATCCTTGCTGGCGGTCTTTGCTTTTGCAGCTTGCTCCGATGGGCTGGACAATATCGAATACAATAGAAACAGTGATATAGCCATAGCCACTCCCGAAGTAACTGCAACCACAGGTACCTCGCTGGCTGTCACTTCTTTGGTCACCGGTAATCTGAATAACGTAGTCAAGAAGGGCTTTTGCTACAGTGTCAATGCACAGAACCCAACCATCAAAGATAACATAGTGGATGCCGACGAGAATTTCAGCGCCACGATTTCCGGCTTGACGGGCAATACCTCTTACTATATCCGTGCTTATGTCTACGGTAACAGCCGTTATACCTATTCGGATGTGCTCACGGCAACAACAGAAAGCCAAAGCCTTGACGAACAACTCAAAAACTACGTGGCACCCACCTATGAAGACAATTACGTGGACATAGCTGCCTGGAACCAACGCAGTAAATGGAACTTGGCCAACGTTCATGACCCCACAGTGATGAAAGCAGATGACGGATATTATTATATGTATCAGACAGACGCTTCCTATGGAAATGCGCATAGCGGAAACGGACACTTCCACGCACGTCGCTCCAAAGACTTAGTCAACTGGGAATATTTGGGAGCAACCATGAGCGAAACTCCCCCGGCATGGATTAAAGAAAAGCTGAATGCGTATCGTCAGGAAATGGGTTTAGATCCGATTGACAATCCTTCTTACGGATATTGGGCACCGGTGGCACGAAAAGTATCCGCAGGCAAGTATCGTATGTATTACTCTATCGTTATAACCAACTATATCAAAACCGGTAAACCGGAAATTGAAAACAACGGAAACTTCGATGGTTCATGGACGGAACGCGCCTTTATCGGATTAATGGAAACGTCTGACCCAGCAAGCAATATATGGGAGGATAAAGGTTATGTAGTATGTTCTGCCAGTGATAAAGGAATGACGGATTACGGACGTAGCAGTACGGGGGATTGGAATGCATATTTCAAAATCAATGCAATCGACCCTGCCTATATTATAACTACCAATAATGAACATTGGTTGATCTATGGTTCATGGCATAGTGGTATCGCTGCTTTACAACTAAATCCGGAAGACGGAAAGCCACTAAATGCTTTAGGCAAACCCTGGAATATTACGGGAGATGATAACTCCGGCTATGGCAAAATTATTGCTATACGTGGAAATAGCCGTTGGCAGGCTTCCGAAGGTCCCGAAGTGATATACCGTGACGGTTATTATTATCTTTTTCTGGCTTATGGACAATTGGATGTAGAGTACAACACACGTGTTTGCCGCTCTGCCAACATTTATGGGCCTTACGTAGATATAAATGAAAGTTCTGCCATGGGTAGCAGTGAGCTATATCCGATACTGACAGCTCCTTACAAATTCAATAATAGCTACGGTTGGGTGGGTATCTCCCACTGTGGTATATTTGATGATGGAAAAGGCAACTGGTTCTACACTTCCCAAGGTCGTTTCCCAAAAAATGTCGGTGGAAATGAATATTCAAATGCTATCATGATGGGACATGTCCGCAGTATTCGTTGGGATGCCAATGGTTGGCCTCTCGTTATGCCCGAAAGATACGGAGCAGTGCCACAAGTGCCTATCACAGAAGCTGAAATAGCAGGAGATTGGGAACATTTAGCATTAACAACCAATACAGGCAACCAAAGAACTTCTGAGACAATGACTTATGACCTCAGTACCCACAAAATAACTTCCAGTAGCTGGAATAATGTAACATGGACTTTTAATGAAGAGGCACAAACAATAACCACAAGCTCCGGAGTTGTACTTTACCTGCAACGTGAAGTAGACTGGGAAGCAACTCCCAGAACACATACCATCGTTTACGCTGCACAAGGTAATAAAAAGACCTATTGGGGAAAGAAAATCCAATAA
- a CDS encoding SusC/RagA family TonB-linked outer membrane protein, protein MRKHLFFSVMLSLCTFGGIAVYPTPAMATVAQSPTIKVRGQVIDEQGEPMPGATVRVKNGQGGTITDLDGNFQLEVPGNATLLISYVGFKEREVAVRNRAIIEGIQLQADNKMLEQVVVVGYGTQKKSDLTGSVAVVDAEALKQTSNSNISTMLEGKVSGVQVTSDGQPGADPTVRIRGVGSFGDTSPLYVIDGVPMGTSIRDFSSNDIETIQVLKDASAAAIYGSRAANGVIIITTKRGQKDQPLKVDYNGYFGVDNIPKGVYDVMNADQYSQYIGQAAANSNTPLPTGYKLDSETGKYHFQDDTNTNWFDEVFKTGIRQNHNVNLSGGGAHNTYNISLDYFNQKGTLEGAGPNYERYTARVNNTMETKFIKFHTSLVYSHSDQDNMGLSNASEYVQGLYGDVTNVLRGTLLMQPTIKAYDSSTWVLDNLVGIANNFNYDAYGYGVYYDTVHGDISASNPLLVNNLLKRNTRVDRFVGTGSADVDILKMIGVDNKNHKLNYKVNLSYSKTHCKDFTWIPAWVQSNRVYLAKSNERLTKGSRDYSDALIENVITYDGTIGKHHINVLAGQTYEEEDTDLLTGWGINFTEPYFLQLQNASDTYSESYEYKHSILSYIGRINYNYDDRYLFSATVRRDGSSRLTRNIRWGTFPSVSVGWRFDKEKFFPFDQNVVNLFKVRASYGELGNENIGEYMYQAVMSRNNMTYNFNGNVVTGSAVSTFVDNNLAWEKKKTYNVGVDLALFNNRLEFTAEWYKNTSEDLLYAVPVPEQAGVSNTTVTMNAASMNNSGFEFSATYRNRDRDFKYEISANLSTLRNRVTSLGFGTDSYISGAYITNVGQEIGQFYGWAYEGIARTQEDLDNHATQEGAQIGDCLYKDVSGPDGKPDGKIDANDQVVLGSGMPKIHFGLNARFEYKRFDLSIATFGALNYHVSDDIYNSLNSCYGWGNKEVGMLDANRFSEDGSTYLSNVPRTYVTNSASLGWNDLFSSRKIQNAAYWKIANVELGYNFPNEWFGKYVSDVRLYVSAQNLHTFTGYHGYNVDYAGGTFTPGYNFCSYPTARTFMCGVHFTF, encoded by the coding sequence ATGAGGAAACATTTATTTTTTTCCGTAATGCTTAGTCTGTGTACCTTTGGCGGCATAGCGGTGTATCCTACACCTGCAATGGCTACCGTGGCACAATCTCCGACTATCAAGGTTCGTGGTCAAGTTATCGACGAACAAGGTGAACCCATGCCAGGGGCTACCGTCAGGGTTAAAAATGGACAAGGCGGAACCATCACCGACTTAGACGGAAACTTCCAACTGGAGGTTCCCGGAAACGCTACCCTTTTGATAAGCTATGTGGGCTTCAAGGAACGTGAAGTGGCTGTTCGCAATCGTGCCATTATTGAAGGCATCCAGTTGCAAGCCGATAATAAGATGCTTGAACAAGTGGTTGTCGTAGGTTACGGTACACAAAAGAAATCCGACTTAACCGGTTCTGTTGCCGTGGTAGATGCGGAAGCCTTGAAACAGACATCAAACTCCAACATCTCCACCATGCTCGAAGGTAAGGTTTCCGGCGTGCAAGTCACCTCCGACGGACAGCCTGGTGCCGATCCCACCGTTCGCATCCGTGGTGTCGGGTCTTTCGGCGACACCTCTCCTCTTTATGTTATCGACGGTGTTCCCATGGGAACTTCCATTCGCGATTTCTCCTCAAACGATATTGAAACCATCCAAGTGCTGAAGGATGCTTCGGCTGCTGCCATCTACGGTTCGCGCGCCGCCAATGGTGTGATTATCATCACTACCAAACGCGGACAAAAAGACCAACCGCTGAAAGTGGATTACAATGGATACTTCGGTGTGGATAATATCCCTAAGGGTGTCTATGATGTAATGAATGCTGACCAGTACAGCCAGTACATCGGTCAGGCGGCCGCAAACTCCAACACTCCGTTGCCAACGGGATACAAGCTTGACAGCGAAACCGGAAAATACCATTTCCAAGATGACACCAACACTAACTGGTTTGACGAAGTATTCAAAACGGGTATCCGTCAAAACCACAATGTGAACCTCTCCGGAGGTGGTGCCCATAACACCTATAATATATCATTAGACTATTTCAACCAAAAAGGGACTCTCGAAGGTGCCGGCCCTAACTACGAACGTTACACGGCGCGTGTCAACAACACCATGGAGACCAAGTTCATAAAGTTCCATACCAGCCTTGTTTACTCCCACTCCGACCAGGACAACATGGGCTTGTCGAATGCTTCCGAATACGTTCAAGGCTTGTATGGCGATGTAACCAACGTGCTGCGCGGCACCTTACTGATGCAGCCCACCATCAAGGCATACGATTCTTCTACATGGGTACTTGATAACTTGGTGGGAATCGCCAACAACTTCAATTATGACGCTTACGGCTATGGCGTATACTACGATACCGTGCATGGTGACATCTCCGCTTCCAACCCGTTGCTGGTAAATAACCTGCTGAAACGCAACACTCGCGTGGATCGTTTCGTGGGAACCGGATCTGCCGATGTGGATATCCTCAAAATGATTGGCGTTGACAACAAAAATCATAAGCTCAACTATAAAGTCAACCTCTCTTACAGCAAAACCCATTGTAAGGACTTTACTTGGATTCCGGCATGGGTGCAAAGCAACCGTGTGTATTTGGCCAAGAGCAACGAACGACTCACCAAAGGGTCGCGCGACTATTCGGATGCTTTAATAGAGAACGTGATTACTTACGATGGCACGATAGGCAAGCATCATATCAACGTATTAGCAGGCCAGACTTACGAAGAAGAAGATACCGACCTGCTGACCGGATGGGGAATCAACTTCACCGAACCTTATTTCCTACAGCTTCAGAATGCTTCCGATACGTATTCTGAAAGCTACGAATACAAGCATTCAATCCTCTCTTACATCGGTCGTATCAATTACAATTACGATGACAGATACTTATTCTCGGCAACAGTGCGCCGGGATGGCAGTTCCCGCCTGACCAGAAATATCCGTTGGGGAACTTTCCCTTCCGTCTCTGTGGGTTGGCGTTTCGACAAGGAAAAATTCTTCCCTTTCGACCAAAATGTCGTAAACCTGTTCAAGGTTCGTGCCAGCTATGGTGAACTCGGTAACGAGAATATCGGTGAGTATATGTATCAGGCTGTGATGTCACGCAACAACATGACTTACAATTTCAACGGTAACGTAGTGACCGGTTCTGCCGTTTCCACTTTTGTAGACAATAACTTGGCATGGGAGAAAAAGAAGACCTACAACGTGGGTGTCGACCTTGCCTTGTTTAACAATCGCTTGGAATTCACAGCCGAATGGTACAAGAATACCAGCGAAGACCTGCTGTATGCTGTCCCAGTTCCCGAACAGGCCGGTGTATCCAATACCACCGTTACGATGAATGCCGCCTCGATGAACAACTCCGGTTTTGAGTTCTCGGCTACCTACCGTAACCGCGATCGTGACTTCAAGTATGAAATTTCGGCCAACCTCAGCACGTTGCGCAACCGCGTAACTTCGCTAGGCTTTGGTACCGACTCTTACATCTCCGGAGCATACATTACCAATGTAGGCCAAGAAATAGGCCAGTTCTACGGCTGGGCTTATGAGGGCATTGCCCGCACACAGGAAGACTTGGACAACCACGCCACTCAAGAGGGTGCCCAGATTGGCGACTGCCTCTATAAGGACGTAAGCGGACCGGACGGTAAACCCGACGGTAAAATAGACGCCAACGACCAAGTGGTGCTGGGCAGCGGTATGCCTAAGATTCATTTCGGTCTTAATGCCCGTTTTGAGTACAAGCGCTTCGACCTGAGCATTGCTACCTTCGGCGCACTGAACTATCACGTCAGCGACGACATCTACAACTCGCTTAACTCTTGCTACGGCTGGGGAAACAAAGAGGTGGGTATGCTCGATGCCAACCGCTTTAGCGAAGACGGCAGCACTTACCTTTCCAACGTGCCACGCACCTATGTCACCAACAGTGCCAGCTTGGGCTGGAACGACCTCTTCAGCTCACGCAAGATTCAGAACGCAGCCTACTGGAAGATTGCCAATGTAGAATTGGGCTACAATTTCCCCAACGAGTGGTTCGGCAAATATGTATCTGATGTACGTTTATACGTATCAGCACAGAATCTTCACACATTCACCGGCTATCACGGTTATAATGTAGACTATGCAGGAGGAACTTTCACCCCGGGATACAACTTCTGTTCTTATCCTACTGCACGCACTTTCATGTGTGGCGTTCACTTTACATTCTAA
- a CDS encoding RagB/SusD family nutrient uptake outer membrane protein, whose product MKLNKYSLALILGFSTLFSCSDRMDLLNPNQQTSSTFGFNADDLEESVIAAYNHIRMEGSYARVGYTIDVCRGDEAWNSSQVWYLPFDDLNAEVTSDITWWPWREWYYTINVCNFAISRCGEDNSLLSDKMKRIKGQVLFLRGLSYYNLVGYYQNPPLITDYATYSSLDGLYTSNSTYNDVLDQVEKDFHEAMELLPSRDEGGEWAGGRATCGAAAGYYARALMMRQKYSDALTVLKDIIGKTYGTYRLMPNYGDNFREGSAYENNAESLFEVQYLDYGSQGTDDEWTPVNTSPNATQGSAIESNFGPGNYGGWADISASPWLYQLFKSERTTNGKLDPRLYWTIGTYENDWADFEYGNVAYTHTLTATDNIVTNNTYGGLPIAKFTNLRTGLYSTIVTGLHDGINLRLMRYSDVLLRAAECENEVNGPTQQAIDWINEVRGRAGLTDLELEDFDTADKLFEQIANVERPKEFGCEFGRGFDLIRWGFFYDSGRLQQLKEHGTVRRSTVGVKNPVNYSDIANDSELKSTFDTYISGHEFLPIVQQLMNNNPNLKGNSANYSTDNSTYFRESGCKVRPVVNLSK is encoded by the coding sequence ATGAAACTAAATAAATATTCACTTGCTCTCATTTTGGGATTTAGCACGCTGTTTTCTTGCAGTGACAGAATGGATTTGTTGAATCCCAACCAGCAAACCTCAAGTACTTTCGGCTTCAATGCCGATGATTTGGAGGAAAGCGTGATTGCTGCCTACAACCACATCCGTATGGAGGGTTCCTATGCCCGTGTAGGCTACACCATCGACGTGTGCCGTGGCGATGAAGCCTGGAACTCTTCACAAGTGTGGTATCTGCCTTTCGATGACCTTAACGCAGAAGTCACCTCGGACATCACATGGTGGCCTTGGCGGGAATGGTACTACACCATCAACGTATGCAACTTCGCCATTTCGCGTTGCGGTGAGGACAACAGCCTACTTTCTGATAAAATGAAACGCATCAAAGGACAAGTGCTTTTCCTGCGCGGCTTGTCGTATTACAACTTGGTTGGTTATTATCAGAATCCGCCCCTCATCACAGATTATGCCACCTATTCTTCATTGGACGGACTTTATACCTCCAACAGCACCTACAATGACGTACTCGACCAAGTGGAAAAAGATTTCCACGAGGCAATGGAATTGCTTCCTTCCCGTGATGAAGGCGGCGAATGGGCCGGTGGACGTGCCACCTGCGGCGCTGCGGCGGGTTATTATGCCCGCGCCTTGATGATGCGCCAAAAATACAGTGATGCACTCACAGTGTTGAAAGATATCATCGGCAAAACATACGGCACCTATCGGCTGATGCCCAACTATGGTGATAACTTCCGCGAAGGTTCGGCATACGAGAACAATGCAGAAAGCCTCTTCGAAGTGCAGTACCTCGACTATGGTTCGCAAGGCACCGACGACGAGTGGACTCCGGTTAATACAAGCCCCAATGCTACACAAGGTTCGGCCATTGAGAGCAACTTTGGTCCCGGTAACTATGGCGGTTGGGCCGACATCTCGGCTTCGCCCTGGCTCTATCAGCTCTTCAAAAGCGAACGCACTACCAATGGTAAACTCGATCCCAGGCTCTATTGGACTATCGGAACCTACGAAAATGACTGGGCGGATTTCGAGTATGGCAATGTAGCTTATACGCATACACTTACAGCCACCGACAATATCGTGACCAACAACACTTACGGCGGTCTGCCGATTGCCAAATTCACGAATCTCCGTACCGGTCTGTACAGCACCATCGTTACAGGATTGCACGATGGCATCAACCTGCGCCTGATGCGCTATTCCGATGTGCTGCTACGTGCTGCCGAATGCGAAAACGAGGTCAATGGTCCCACACAGCAAGCTATCGACTGGATCAACGAGGTGCGTGGCCGCGCCGGTCTGACAGACTTAGAACTCGAAGACTTCGACACAGCTGACAAACTCTTTGAACAGATAGCCAATGTGGAACGTCCTAAGGAGTTCGGCTGCGAATTCGGCCGAGGCTTCGACCTCATCCGCTGGGGCTTCTTCTACGACAGCGGCCGCTTGCAGCAACTCAAGGAACACGGCACAGTACGCCGCTCTACAGTGGGAGTAAAGAATCCTGTGAACTACAGCGATATAGCAAACGATTCTGAGCTGAAGAGCACTTTCGACACCTATATATCGGGACACGAATTCCTGCCCATTGTGCAGCAGTTGATGAACAACAACCCGAATCTGAAAGGCAACTCTGCCAACTATAGTACAGATAATTCCACTTACTTCCGGGAAAGCGGATGTAAAGTGCGTCCGGTTGTAAATTTAAGCAAGTAA
- a CDS encoding bacterial Ig-like domain-containing protein, with amino-acid sequence MRLLKKIAYACYSITFGLLALTGCTDGELYDVNAPDWISDKIQEIEDSKKQPEEEVLEGMQEDVYTIGNTDFTSGWWAAFSKYYVVPDGEKWNAVFNLHINPTDNTYYKNYAVIVTNDVDRGGTGYTEYGAIRFDVTGSPETYNSQWGDHIDYQYISGTLLLNPDENNADPNIQKLGGKVTLTIDRTSESAFTLKMTNGVATKTYEQPYKEENLNADASNTNIRCFLVPEGSYIDFLQTNIVPIGGLTSALDKIPVSMVLQDVPDQVNVGTPLEEAMANVSAIVTFEEGVTKTVPATELTFSTIPDMEQPGVKTLVAIYNKTFKGENCDKPIMANTTFEVVEQIASIEVTTPPLHTQYFYYTSAATENLANRTMVFDPTGMVVTATYTDQSTRIIDNARLSFSSVSAKSGAQTVTITAEEGITATVEVTVSESTASEVRNTTSMVGAADNSTGFGAAFSDYFSIPMGKTKSIAFTNYSNLANFWNNFVVVLRKANHIDEYAFVRADNWGTGNGYDACVHSGTQGDLNTWLAGMNGAKVTVYVTNCGNSTADVQAVMEGTAGTTSTQYYLGITTVDPSDLNFALTVDGCHLIFNEN; translated from the coding sequence ATGAGATTACTAAAAAAAATAGCATACGCTTGTTATTCCATAACCTTTGGGTTACTGGCATTGACAGGCTGTACGGATGGCGAACTTTATGACGTAAACGCCCCCGACTGGATTTCCGATAAGATACAGGAAATTGAAGATTCGAAGAAACAACCGGAAGAGGAGGTGCTTGAGGGGATGCAGGAAGATGTGTACACCATCGGAAATACAGATTTCACCTCCGGTTGGTGGGCTGCTTTCTCCAAGTATTACGTGGTACCCGATGGCGAGAAGTGGAATGCGGTGTTCAACCTCCACATCAACCCGACCGATAACACGTATTACAAGAATTATGCCGTTATAGTCACCAACGATGTGGATCGCGGAGGTACAGGATACACTGAATATGGAGCTATCCGTTTTGACGTCACAGGTAGTCCTGAAACTTACAATTCCCAGTGGGGCGATCATATCGATTACCAGTACATCTCAGGCACGTTGCTTCTCAATCCCGATGAGAACAATGCAGACCCTAACATACAGAAGTTGGGCGGTAAGGTGACACTTACCATAGACCGAACCAGCGAAAGTGCTTTCACCTTAAAGATGACCAACGGTGTAGCCACCAAGACTTACGAGCAACCATACAAGGAAGAAAACCTGAACGCTGATGCAAGCAACACCAACATCCGTTGCTTCTTAGTACCCGAAGGTTCTTACATCGACTTCTTACAAACCAACATCGTCCCTATAGGCGGCCTTACATCTGCCCTAGACAAGATTCCGGTATCGATGGTACTGCAGGACGTACCCGACCAAGTCAATGTAGGTACTCCGCTCGAAGAGGCCATGGCCAATGTCTCGGCCATCGTTACCTTTGAAGAGGGAGTGACCAAAACTGTACCGGCTACCGAACTCACTTTCTCTACCATCCCCGATATGGAACAACCGGGCGTGAAAACTCTTGTGGCCATCTACAACAAGACCTTTAAGGGTGAGAATTGCGATAAGCCGATTATGGCTAATACAACTTTTGAAGTGGTGGAACAGATTGCATCCATCGAGGTGACTACCCCACCCTTGCACACACAATACTTTTATTACACCTCGGCAGCCACCGAGAATTTGGCGAACCGGACGATGGTCTTCGACCCAACAGGTATGGTAGTTACGGCAACTTACACCGACCAAAGTACAAGAATCATTGACAACGCGAGACTCAGCTTCTCTTCCGTTTCTGCAAAGAGCGGCGCTCAGACTGTTACCATTACCGCTGAAGAAGGAATCACCGCAACGGTAGAGGTTACTGTCTCCGAATCTACAGCTTCTGAAGTGAGAAACACAACTAGCATGGTAGGAGCCGCAGACAACTCAACGGGCTTCGGGGCAGCTTTCTCAGACTACTTCAGCATACCTATGGGCAAGACAAAGTCCATCGCCTTCACCAACTACAGCAATCTAGCTAACTTCTGGAACAACTTCGTTGTGGTTCTCCGTAAAGCCAATCATATTGACGAATACGCATTTGTTCGCGCTGACAACTGGGGAACGGGCAACGGATATGATGCCTGCGTTCACAGCGGAACACAAGGCGACTTGAACACTTGGCTTGCCGGTATGAATGGAGCCAAAGTCACGGTCTACGTGACCAACTGCGGTAATAGCACAGCCGACGTTCAAGCAGTGATGGAAGGTACTGCAGGTACAACTTCTACCCAGTACTATTTAGGTATCACCACAGTGGATCCCAGCGACCTAAATTTCGCATTGACCGTTGACGGTTGTCATCTCATCTTCAATGAAAATTAA